The genomic DNA attcgcaattacaattaatgcgcctgctgtactttcgccacgcccccgtgctcactggacacggcctcgtggtgggcaatagaagcttctacaggtttgtcttttctgctgcttcttgggcacggccccgtgctggctgagcacggggcgtgttcaggcttctgttttctcttctttgcttgggaagatgccgttgagggttcgggcagtctacttttattccttttcttgtatttgtgttagaattggctgtctttttgcttcttttgtgactttgagctcatttcatcctgaaaatacaaaaggaagacaaaaacactctttttccaacattagtacttaaaggggtttagttttatgccttatttgatgtaatttatatgttgcattttacacacatcagttctCGTAACCCTGATGCTGGTGCGACTCCTTCCACTGCCGCGCATGAAGAAGAGGAGGCTGAAGAAGAGGAGGCTGCTGAACAGTTGATCAGCAGAAAAAGAGTTAGAAGCGAGACCACCACTGGTGTGGCTTCCGCATCGGTGGTTGGTGCGATTCCCTTGGTTGGGAAAACGAGCAACCTGCGCTCTCTCTATAGATTTTCTCCTGGTAAACTCTTGACTTCTCTCCCTTTTGTTATTTCCCTTGTTTAATTACTTGGTTTCTACAGaaatcaagaagaagacccctgagaagggGGTTACATTCACTGAGCCAGAGCTGAAGAGGCCGAAGATTACCATTAAATCTTCCCAGACTGCTAAGGATAAAAATGTTAGTGAGGGGGATGTGGCGAAGGCTGCTGAGGCGTTGAGAAAAGCTGGGGAGCGTCGGAAGAAAGCTGAGGAAGAGGAAGGCTGAGGAAGATAGGAAGTCTGAAGAAGCAGAGAGGAAAAAGGCTGAGGAAGAGAGGCGGGCTGCAGAGGCGAAGAGGAAGAAAGCCTCTGATGTGGAGAAGGAGAGAGAGCAGAAGAAGGCTATGGAAAAGCCTATCACTGATCCGCAGTTGGAGATCACTAAGGGTCTTGAGAGGAGGAAAGAGCCTGAGGTTCTGAAGCCTACCCACCCCGCGCACACTGAGCCTATTGATCGATCAAAGATAATTTCTACCAAGGGGTCGGGTCGGTATGTTTCCAGCGATGCAAGCTCTGGTGGGGCTGGGGGCTATAACCCACAAGTCATTAGGGCGAAGGATACCCTTGGTGATATCTATTACAAAAGCTATACCGAGAAAGAACGTGGTAGCGCTCCTCACCAAGCTCCCTGGGGTTTGAAGCAAAGGGACACTTTTCAAAAATTTGGGCCCTGCCGCGATTGGTTCTTAAACTCTTTTACTCCTGGTGAGGTTAACCGGCAGAGGGCGAAGACCCATGAGAGCTTGTATCGAACGTATGTGATCGGGGAGGCCAATACTCGCGCCGCTAATCATCAAATTGTTCGTGAGTGGCGAACGATGGTTAGGGAGCGTGCGGATTGGGAGAGTTATCGCAAGCGGATGCTGAAGCGTATCAACGATTTTGAGAAGTCAAAAGCCACTTTTGATGAGGAGAAGGCCAAGTTTGATGCAGACAAGAAGGCAGAGGAATGGGGACGTGAGGGCCTGAAAAATAAACTTCAAGCTGCTGAAcagcaactggccaaggagaaggccgagtttaAGCGCATATGCGAGAAAGATAATGAGCGCGCGTTCGCAGCTCGGAACAAGATTGCTGAGCTTGAAGCTAAGATTGTTGAGCTTACTGCGAAGGTTGAGGATGCGCAGGCTGAAAAAGCTGCCAAGTAGCAGATTGAGGTTAGCTTACCACTTATTTTCTTTCTTGCTATGCTGTTTACAAAATAGCCTAAGTCTTTTGTCACTTTTCAGGTTGAGTTGGCTGATGTGAAGGTGCAATTGTCC from Helianthus annuus cultivar XRQ/B chromosome 7, HanXRQr2.0-SUNRISE, whole genome shotgun sequence includes the following:
- the LOC110866421 gene encoding uncharacterized protein LOC110866421, whose protein sequence is MLHFTHISSRNPDAGATPSTAAHEEEEAEEEEAAEQLISRKRVRSETTTGVASASVVGAIPLVGKTSNLRSLYRFSPEIKKKTPEKGVTFTEPELKRPKITIKSSQTAKDKNLGSVGRKLRKRKAEEDRKSEEAERKKAEEERRAAEAKRKKASDVEKEREQKKAMEKPITDPQLEITKGLERRKEPEVLKPTHPAHTEPIDRSKIISTKGSGRYVSSDASSGGAGGYNPQVIRAKDTLGDIYYKSYTEKERGSAPHQAPWGLKQRDTFQKFGPCRDWFLNSFTPGEVNRQRAKTHESLYRTYVIGEANTRAANHQIVREWRTMVRERADWESYRKRMLKRINDFEKSKATFDEEKAKFDADKKAEEWGREGLKNKLQAAEQQLAKEKAEFKRICEKDNERAFAARNKIAELEAKIVELTAKVELADVKVQLSSKDKDLQAKDVEIAELKRRLNDQIDRCESLEIDLEAEKVKAATAEEARTVSAAALNVAQTNYSEAQGIVDTLVSEAEWMRSRGVVLVANSILNAGKLDHVVAQSACAVGQRGGYLECAQHVEEMFGQEFDVSHCSVTDQANVELTRAESAYDNLTLPVMDLVVEALKKDDWCQRLKAILDPPVTVELSDEEEPAGDDGRDGDDDGGNDDDGDDDGDQRDNLE